Proteins from a single region of Acidobacteriota bacterium:
- a CDS encoding efflux RND transporter periplasmic adaptor subunit, with amino-acid sequence MGIETPPSPPLPPAAASRHHRRGLIWLLVILGVVYAGFRYRQVALPPPKAAGPGRTGAAARGGPAVPVVAVAAASGSVPVYLRGIGSVTPNNTVTVHPQVGGEILHVLYREGQFVRAGEALLDIDPRPYEATLAQAEGQLAHDTALYKDDEIDYQRYLTLYQQNIVAKQQVDAQQALVSEYKGAMATDQAAIKAAQLNITYSHITAPIAGRLGLRLVDPGNVVQAGAQTSLVVITQIQPIAVLFNLPQEDLPQVYPALLAGQHPAVDAFDSNNTQLLARGRLETIDNSIDPTTGTFRCKALFDNADNKLFPSEFVNARMRVGSESGLTVVPPAAIQRGPNGSYVFAVDAQHAVHVVPVTEKITEGNQVGLAAGLAPGTEVVIDGADRLQDGTHVRARVQPLPPPLTAEALRAAAPAVAGARTAAPAAKQPRRQSPIKH; translated from the coding sequence ATGGGCATCGAGACTCCACCATCGCCCCCGCTTCCCCCCGCTGCCGCGAGCCGCCATCATCGCCGGGGCCTGATCTGGCTGTTGGTCATCCTGGGGGTGGTCTACGCCGGCTTTCGCTACCGGCAAGTGGCATTGCCGCCACCTAAAGCCGCCGGTCCCGGTCGTACCGGCGCCGCCGCGCGTGGTGGTCCCGCCGTTCCCGTGGTCGCCGTAGCCGCGGCCAGTGGCAGCGTGCCGGTCTATTTGCGCGGCATCGGCAGCGTCACGCCCAACAACACGGTGACGGTGCATCCGCAGGTGGGTGGCGAAATCCTGCACGTCCTCTATAGAGAAGGCCAGTTTGTCCGCGCCGGCGAGGCACTGCTCGATATTGACCCGCGGCCCTACGAGGCAACGCTCGCCCAAGCCGAGGGCCAGCTCGCCCACGATACCGCGCTCTATAAAGATGATGAGATCGACTACCAGCGCTATCTGACCCTGTACCAGCAAAACATCGTGGCCAAGCAGCAGGTCGATGCTCAGCAGGCGCTGGTGAGCGAATACAAGGGCGCCATGGCCACAGATCAGGCCGCCATCAAGGCCGCCCAGCTCAATATCACCTACAGCCACATCACCGCGCCCATCGCCGGCCGCCTCGGTCTGCGTCTGGTCGATCCCGGCAATGTGGTGCAAGCCGGTGCGCAAACCAGCCTGGTGGTGATCACCCAGATCCAGCCGATTGCCGTGCTGTTCAACCTGCCGCAGGAGGATTTGCCCCAGGTCTATCCCGCGCTGCTCGCCGGCCAGCACCCGGCAGTCGATGCTTTTGACAGCAACAATACCCAACTGCTCGCCCGTGGCCGGCTCGAGACCATCGACAACAGCATCGACCCGACCACCGGCACCTTCCGCTGCAAAGCCTTGTTTGACAACGCCGACAACAAGCTGTTTCCCAGCGAGTTCGTCAACGCCCGCATGCGTGTCGGCAGCGAGAGCGGCCTGACCGTCGTCCCGCCGGCGGCCATCCAGCGCGGCCCCAACGGCTCCTACGTTTTTGCCGTGGATGCCCAGCACGCGGTTCACGTCGTGCCCGTGACTGAGAAGATCACCGAGGGCAACCAGGTTGGCCTGGCTGCGGGCCTTGCGCCCGGCACGGAAGTCGTGATTGACGGCGCTGACCGCTTGCAGGACGGCACGCACGTGCGCGCCCGCGTGCAGCCGCTGCCGCCTCCGCTGACCGCCGAAGCCCTGCGCGCGGCCGCACCCGCCGTGGCGGGCGCGCGCACCGCCGCGCCGGCCGCGAAACAACCACGCCGGCAATCTCCGATCAAGCACTGA
- a CDS encoding acriflavine resistance protein B — MNPSRPFILRPIATSLLMVAVLLAGLVAYKQLPVSALPEVDYPTMQVQTFLPGASPEVMTSSVTAPLERQLGQIPGLNQMTSISSYGSSIITLQFVLNLNIDVAEQEVQAAINGAGTFLPPNLPNPPIYSKSNPADAPILTIALTSDTLPLAQVEDFADTMMAQKISQLSGVGLVSISGGQRPAVRVQANPSELASYGMSLEDLRTALSQANVDQAKGFFDGAHQAYTIGDNDQLTTSADYKPLIVAYRNGNPVRLQDVATVVDGAENVDQAAWANTRPAVILNIQRQPGANIISVVNEVKELLPRLESSLPSAVHVTVLTDRTTTIRASVADVQLELMLTVLLVVLVIFAFLRSISATIIPSIVVPLALVGTFAFMYLLGFSLDNLSLMALTISTGFVVDDAIVMIENISRYIEEGVPPLQAALRGSEQIGFTIISITFSLIAVLIPLLFMGDVVGRLFREFALTLTVTIVMSAFVSLTLTPMMCARLLRRRASAGTSWLYRTSERGLQAMVHFYQRTLDVVLNHQFATLVVTVGTLVLTVVLYIVIPKGFFPVQDTGEILGISEGPQNVSFAAMSQRQQALAKVILQDPAVANLSSFIGIDGTNTTLNNGRLQINLKPLGNGPGERGYVNASEVIRRLEPAVAKVPGIALYLQPVQDLSVEDRISRTQFQYSVEDADAAELAQWVPKLLDKMRAMPELRDVASDSQDNGLQTMVTVNRDEASRLGLIPSTIDNTLYDAFGQRQVSTIFTQQNQYHVILEVDPKYQLDPQSLKEIYVDAGSSGAFGSSAIGTTAAGSVSSTATLSGVSTARGNEVPLSAFTTVQTKSAPLTINHQGQFPVVTLSFNLAPGASLGQAVNAIHAAEQEIGLPPSVQPSFQGTAAAFINSLANEPILILAALIAVYIVLGVLYESYIHPITILSTLPSAGVGALLALMLFHIEFSIIALIGLILLIGIVQKNAILMIDFALEAERKEHRPPLEAIREACLLRFRPILMTTLAAMMGGIPLALGRGTGSELRRPLGIAIVGGLLLSQVLTLYTTPVVYLAFDWLSRKLRRPAIAASLEPST; from the coding sequence GTGAATCCGTCGCGTCCCTTTATTCTTCGACCGATTGCGACCAGCCTCTTGATGGTCGCGGTGCTGCTGGCAGGGCTGGTGGCCTACAAGCAACTTCCGGTTTCCGCGCTGCCGGAAGTCGACTATCCCACCATGCAGGTGCAGACGTTTCTGCCCGGCGCCAGCCCGGAAGTCATGACCTCGTCGGTCACGGCGCCGCTCGAGCGTCAACTGGGCCAGATTCCCGGCCTGAATCAGATGACCTCGATCAGCTCCTACGGCAGCTCGATCATCACCCTGCAGTTCGTCCTCAACCTCAACATCGATGTCGCTGAGCAGGAAGTGCAAGCCGCCATCAACGGCGCTGGAACCTTCCTGCCGCCCAACCTCCCCAATCCGCCCATCTACAGCAAGAGCAATCCCGCGGATGCGCCCATCCTGACCATCGCGCTTACCAGCGACACGCTGCCGCTGGCGCAGGTCGAGGATTTTGCCGACACCATGATGGCGCAGAAGATCTCGCAGCTCAGCGGCGTCGGCCTGGTGAGCATCTCTGGCGGCCAGCGCCCGGCGGTGCGCGTGCAAGCCAACCCCAGCGAGCTGGCCAGCTACGGCATGAGTCTTGAGGATCTGCGCACCGCCCTCAGTCAGGCCAATGTCGATCAGGCCAAGGGCTTCTTCGACGGTGCGCATCAGGCCTACACCATCGGCGATAACGACCAGCTCACCACCAGCGCCGACTACAAACCGCTGATCGTCGCCTACCGCAACGGCAACCCCGTGCGGCTGCAGGATGTGGCTACCGTCGTGGACGGCGCGGAGAACGTCGATCAGGCGGCCTGGGCCAATACCCGGCCGGCGGTGATCCTGAATATTCAGCGCCAGCCTGGCGCCAACATCATTTCCGTGGTGAACGAGGTCAAAGAGCTGCTGCCGCGCCTGGAGTCTTCGCTACCGAGCGCCGTTCACGTCACCGTTCTCACCGACCGCACCACCACCATCCGCGCTTCCGTCGCCGACGTGCAGCTCGAGCTCATGCTCACCGTGCTACTGGTGGTGCTGGTGATCTTCGCCTTTCTGCGCAGCATCTCGGCCACCATTATCCCTTCCATCGTTGTTCCGCTGGCGCTGGTCGGCACCTTCGCCTTCATGTACCTGCTGGGCTTCTCGCTCGACAACCTGTCGCTGATGGCGCTCACTATCTCGACCGGCTTCGTCGTCGATGACGCCATCGTGATGATCGAGAACATCAGCCGCTACATTGAAGAGGGCGTGCCCCCATTGCAGGCGGCGCTGCGCGGCAGCGAGCAGATCGGCTTCACCATCATCTCCATCACCTTCTCGCTTATTGCCGTTCTCATCCCGCTGCTGTTCATGGGCGATGTCGTCGGGCGGCTGTTCCGCGAGTTTGCACTCACGCTGACCGTGACTATCGTCATGTCGGCCTTCGTGTCGCTCACGCTGACGCCCATGATGTGTGCGCGACTGCTGCGCCGGCGCGCCTCCGCCGGCACGAGCTGGCTCTACCGTACCTCGGAGCGTGGCTTGCAGGCCATGGTGCACTTCTATCAGCGCACGCTCGACGTGGTGCTCAATCATCAGTTCGCCACGCTGGTGGTCACCGTGGGCACGCTGGTGCTGACCGTCGTGCTGTATATCGTCATTCCCAAGGGTTTCTTCCCGGTGCAGGACACTGGCGAAATTCTGGGTATTTCCGAAGGTCCGCAGAACGTCAGCTTTGCGGCCATGTCGCAGCGTCAGCAGGCGCTGGCGAAAGTGATTCTGCAGGATCCCGCCGTTGCCAACCTGTCTTCGTTCATTGGCATTGACGGCACCAACACCACCCTCAACAACGGCCGCCTCCAGATCAACCTCAAGCCGCTTGGCAACGGGCCGGGCGAGCGCGGTTACGTCAATGCGAGCGAGGTCATCCGGCGGCTGGAGCCTGCGGTGGCCAAGGTGCCGGGCATCGCGCTCTACCTGCAGCCGGTCCAGGACCTGAGCGTCGAAGACCGCATCAGCCGCACCCAGTTCCAGTACAGCGTCGAAGACGCCGATGCCGCCGAGCTGGCGCAATGGGTGCCCAAGCTGCTCGATAAAATGCGTGCCATGCCGGAGCTGCGCGACGTGGCCAGCGACAGTCAGGACAACGGTCTGCAGACCATGGTGACCGTCAACCGCGATGAGGCTTCGCGCCTTGGGCTGATTCCTTCGACGATTGATAACACCCTTTACGACGCCTTCGGCCAGCGCCAGGTCTCGACCATCTTCACCCAGCAGAATCAGTATCACGTCATCCTCGAAGTCGATCCCAAGTACCAGCTCGACCCGCAGTCACTCAAAGAGATCTACGTCGATGCCGGCTCGAGCGGCGCCTTCGGCTCAAGCGCCATCGGCACCACTGCCGCGGGCTCGGTTTCCAGCACAGCAACGCTGAGCGGCGTGTCCACCGCCCGCGGCAACGAAGTGCCGCTGAGTGCATTTACGACCGTGCAGACCAAGAGCGCTCCCCTGACCATCAACCACCAAGGCCAATTTCCGGTGGTCACGCTGTCGTTCAACCTCGCGCCCGGCGCCTCACTCGGTCAGGCCGTGAACGCCATCCACGCGGCGGAGCAGGAAATCGGCCTGCCGCCCAGCGTGCAGCCCAGCTTTCAGGGCACCGCCGCAGCCTTCATCAACTCGCTCGCCAACGAACCCATCCTCATCCTCGCGGCGCTGATTGCCGTCTACATCGTTCTTGGGGTGCTGTATGAAAGCTACATCCATCCCATCACGATTCTGTCTACGCTGCCCTCCGCTGGCGTCGGCGCCCTGCTCGCGCTGATGCTGTTCCACATCGAGTTCAGCATCATCGCCCTCATCGGCCTGATCCTGCTCATCGGCATTGTCCAGAAGAACGCCATTCTGATGATCGACTTTGCGCTCGAGGCCGAGCGCAAGGAACACCGGCCGCCGCTTGAAGCCATCCGCGAAGCCTGCTTGCTGCGCTTCCGGCCCATCTTAATGACCACCCTGGCAGCGATGATGGGCGGCATTCCGCTGGCGCTCGGCCGCGGCACCGGCTCGGAATTGCGCCGCCCGCTGGGTATCGCCATCGTCGGCGGCCTGCTGCTCAGCCAGGTCCTGACGCTGTACACCACGCCGGTCGTCTATTTGGCGTTCGACTGGCTTAGCCGCAAGCTCCGCCGCCCCGCAATTGCAGCTTCCCTCGAGCCTTCCACGTGA
- a CDS encoding c-type cytochrome: MPASPQPANSRPGLRAWIDQRTGLDQLLRVALDEPIPGGARFAYVFGSGLLFLFLSQVITGLCLALYYVPSASSAHSSVAYISKQVAAGEFIRSLHVYGASAMIVVLALHLIQTTSYGAYKRRRELLWLSGAVLAALVLGMAFTGYLLPWDERAYFATSVGTNIIGELPFIGSALERFVRGGEVLGTMTLSRFYFAHVFLLPGLIFAFIGAHIFLFRRAGAAGPIRAPEDVRPLRTEPFYPRQVIYDMAFAALVICALGLLAHFAPAPLGARADPSDTQFLPRPEWYFLPMFEWLKVWQNHATLGIVVIPPILIALFLLLPFLDRRAERRPWRRPVVMGALVIVVLGMTYLGMLSHVQDQNSAMVRTQLHAQDEAEAMYMKAPFQPQQFGLPLTTSAPANEVPDPKVVAGLKLYSSDGCIACHGADGAGTPIAVSLAKVATTELEATLRVHLQHYTPAMTSGGMPQYNLSPADLDSLIAYIKSLKH; the protein is encoded by the coding sequence ATGCCTGCTTCGCCTCAACCCGCCAATTCCCGTCCCGGCCTGCGCGCCTGGATCGATCAGCGCACCGGCCTCGATCAACTCCTGCGTGTTGCGCTGGACGAGCCGATCCCCGGAGGCGCACGCTTTGCCTACGTCTTCGGCTCCGGGCTGCTGTTCCTGTTCCTTTCGCAAGTCATCACTGGTCTCTGCCTGGCCCTCTACTACGTGCCTTCGGCGTCGAGCGCGCACAGCTCGGTCGCCTACATCAGCAAGCAGGTGGCGGCGGGCGAGTTCATCCGCAGCCTGCATGTCTACGGCGCCAGCGCCATGATTGTCGTCCTCGCGCTGCATCTCATCCAGACCACCTCCTACGGCGCCTACAAGCGCCGCCGCGAGCTGCTATGGCTATCCGGAGCGGTGCTGGCAGCGCTGGTTCTGGGCATGGCATTTACCGGTTACCTTCTGCCCTGGGATGAGCGCGCCTATTTCGCCACCTCGGTGGGCACCAACATCATCGGCGAGTTGCCGTTCATTGGCAGCGCCCTGGAGCGGTTTGTCCGCGGCGGCGAAGTCCTGGGCACGATGACCTTGTCCCGCTTCTACTTCGCCCATGTGTTCCTGTTGCCCGGTCTGATTTTCGCCTTTATCGGCGCCCATATCTTTCTTTTCCGGCGCGCCGGCGCCGCCGGGCCAATTCGTGCTCCCGAGGATGTCCGGCCGTTGCGCACCGAACCGTTCTATCCCCGCCAGGTCATCTACGACATGGCTTTTGCCGCGCTGGTGATTTGCGCGCTGGGCCTGCTGGCGCACTTCGCTCCGGCGCCACTCGGTGCCCGAGCCGACCCCTCCGATACGCAATTCCTTCCCCGCCCGGAGTGGTATTTCCTGCCTATGTTTGAGTGGCTCAAGGTCTGGCAGAACCACGCCACGCTGGGCATTGTGGTGATTCCTCCCATCCTGATCGCCCTGTTTCTGCTCTTGCCCTTCCTGGATCGCCGGGCCGAACGCCGTCCCTGGCGCCGTCCGGTTGTGATGGGGGCGCTGGTCATCGTGGTTCTGGGGATGACCTACCTGGGGATGCTCAGCCATGTCCAGGACCAGAACTCGGCAATGGTGCGCACGCAACTGCACGCGCAGGACGAAGCCGAAGCCATGTACATGAAGGCGCCTTTCCAGCCGCAGCAGTTCGGGCTGCCACTGACCACTTCCGCGCCCGCAAACGAGGTTCCGGATCCCAAGGTTGTAGCGGGCCTCAAGCTGTACTCTTCCGACGGCTGCATCGCCTGCCACGGCGCCGATGGCGCCGGCACTCCCATTGCCGTGAGTCTGGCGAAGGTTGCGACTACTGAGCTCGAGGCCACATTACGAGTGCATTTGCAACACTACACGCCGGCTATGACGTCGGGCGGCATGCCGCAGTACAATCTCAGCCCCGCAGATCTCGACAGCCTGATCGCCTATATCAAAAGCTTGAAGCATTAG
- a CDS encoding multidrug efflux RND transporter permease subunit, with protein sequence MDFGVKSVSAPFIRRPVATSLLTAALLLAGIVGYRQLPVAPLPEIDFPTISVFAGLPGASPATMASAVATPLERQFGRIAGLTEMTSTSALGSTFVTLQFSLNRDINAAGRDVQAAIDAASGQLPANMPTRPHWRKSNPADAPILNLAMSSTTVPLADVYDVADSIVAQKIAQVQGVGQVFIYGSGQPAVRVEVDLQKLNSYGISLEQVRTVLNNANANLPKGRFENGTQAAEINNNDQLLESDRYGPLLVAWRNGAAVRLSDIARVHEGTSDYRNAGSANGEPAITIAVFRQPGANILEAVDRVRAALPELRASIPPTMHLVVSQDRSPTIRASIQDVEGTLLVSILLVVLVVFAFLRDWRSTAIPSVAVPLSLVGTFGVMYLLGYSIDNLSLMALTIATGFVVDDAIVVIENIARHIEAGMKPMAAALLGSREMGFTVLSMSTSLIAVFTPILLMGGIIGRLFREFAVTLSVAIALSLIISLTTTPMLCSRFLRHESGRHGRLYRWFEAGFETMKRDYDHGLQWVLRHQALVLGVLLATVALTGWLFWTIPKGFFPQQDTGRLNGSIVGDQDLSFAAMRAKLDQFVAIVRKDPAVDTMTAYTGGSATNTARLNIQLKPIAVRKVSADQVIARLRRAAGVVPGAQLFLKSLQDVSVGGRFSSAAYQYTLESDNLTDLDHWAPLLMNRMRSLPELRDVNSDQQTHGLEASLVIDRDAASRLGVSMQAIDATLNDAFGQREVSTIYKGINQYFVVLSVNPQFQDNPGGLKDIYVASVRGGLVPMSAFAHYAPDELTLSVNHQGQLPAITLSFNLAQGVALGDAVNAITQAESQIGMPSDVHGGFQGTAQAFQSSLRSEPLLIAFALAAVYIVLGMLYESYIHPITILSTLPSAAVGALLALLYFRSDLNFMALIGIILLIGIVKKNAIMMIDFALHAERVEGLAPREAIHKAALLRFRPIMMTTMAAMLGAVPLAVAGGTGAELRQPLGITIVGGLILSQSLTLFTTPVVYLYMDRLQASVRALFGHPRPALQPAPAGE encoded by the coding sequence ATGGACTTCGGCGTCAAATCCGTCTCCGCTCCCTTCATCCGCCGCCCGGTGGCGACCTCGCTGCTGACGGCCGCGCTACTGCTGGCCGGCATTGTGGGCTACCGGCAACTGCCCGTCGCGCCGCTGCCGGAAATCGACTTTCCGACCATCTCCGTTTTCGCCGGACTGCCGGGCGCCAGTCCGGCGACCATGGCCTCGGCGGTCGCCACCCCGCTCGAACGCCAGTTTGGCCGCATTGCCGGGCTGACGGAGATGACCTCGACCAGCGCGCTCGGTTCCACCTTCGTCACGCTCCAGTTCAGTCTCAATCGCGACATCAACGCCGCCGGCCGCGACGTGCAGGCCGCTATCGACGCCGCCTCCGGCCAGTTGCCGGCGAACATGCCCACGCGCCCGCATTGGCGCAAGAGCAACCCGGCCGACGCGCCCATTCTGAACCTGGCGATGAGCTCGACAACGGTGCCACTCGCCGATGTCTACGACGTCGCCGATTCCATCGTGGCGCAGAAAATTGCCCAGGTGCAGGGCGTGGGGCAGGTGTTCATCTACGGCAGCGGCCAGCCCGCGGTGCGCGTGGAGGTCGATCTGCAGAAGCTGAACAGCTACGGCATCAGCCTCGAGCAGGTGCGCACTGTCCTCAACAACGCCAACGCCAACCTGCCCAAGGGGCGCTTTGAGAACGGCACGCAGGCCGCCGAGATCAACAACAATGACCAGTTGCTCGAGTCAGACCGCTACGGCCCGCTGCTGGTCGCCTGGCGCAACGGCGCTGCCGTGCGCCTGAGCGACATCGCGCGCGTGCATGAGGGCACCTCCGATTACCGCAATGCCGGCAGCGCCAACGGCGAACCCGCCATCACCATCGCCGTCTTCCGCCAGCCCGGTGCGAACATTCTTGAAGCCGTCGACCGCGTGCGGGCCGCGCTGCCCGAGCTGCGCGCCTCCATTCCGCCCACCATGCACCTGGTTGTCTCGCAGGACCGCTCGCCCACGATTCGCGCTTCGATTCAAGATGTCGAAGGCACGCTGCTGGTTTCGATTCTGCTGGTGGTGCTGGTGGTCTTTGCCTTCTTGCGTGACTGGCGCTCCACCGCCATCCCCTCCGTCGCTGTGCCGCTGTCGCTGGTGGGCACATTCGGCGTGATGTACCTGCTGGGTTACAGCATTGACAATCTCTCGCTGATGGCGCTGACCATCGCTACTGGCTTCGTGGTCGATGACGCCATCGTAGTGATCGAGAACATCGCCCGTCATATTGAAGCCGGCATGAAGCCCATGGCGGCAGCGCTGCTAGGCTCGCGCGAGATGGGCTTTACCGTGCTCTCCATGAGCACCTCGCTCATCGCCGTCTTCACGCCTATCCTGCTGATGGGCGGCATCATCGGCCGTCTGTTCCGTGAGTTTGCGGTTACGCTGAGCGTGGCGATTGCGCTTTCGCTCATCATCTCGCTCACCACTACGCCCATGCTTTGCTCGCGCTTTTTGCGGCATGAGTCGGGGCGCCACGGCCGCCTCTATCGCTGGTTCGAGGCGGGCTTTGAGACCATGAAGCGCGACTACGATCATGGCCTGCAATGGGTGCTGCGCCATCAGGCATTGGTACTCGGGGTCCTGCTGGCCACGGTTGCGCTTACGGGCTGGCTGTTCTGGACCATCCCCAAGGGCTTTTTCCCACAGCAGGATACCGGCCGGCTGAATGGCAGCATCGTCGGCGATCAGGATTTGTCGTTTGCCGCCATGCGCGCCAAGCTCGACCAATTTGTCGCTATCGTGCGTAAGGACCCGGCGGTTGATACCATGACCGCCTACACCGGCGGCAGCGCCACCAACACCGCCCGCCTCAACATCCAGCTCAAGCCGATTGCCGTGCGCAAGGTCAGCGCCGATCAGGTGATCGCCCGGCTGCGGCGCGCGGCCGGCGTCGTGCCCGGGGCGCAATTGTTCCTGAAGTCATTGCAGGATGTCTCCGTTGGCGGCCGCTTCAGCAGCGCCGCGTATCAGTACACGCTGGAATCGGACAACCTCACGGACCTTGACCATTGGGCGCCGCTGTTGATGAACCGCATGCGCTCGCTCCCCGAGCTGCGCGATGTCAACAGCGATCAACAAACGCACGGCCTCGAAGCCTCGCTGGTCATTGACCGCGACGCCGCCAGCCGCCTCGGCGTATCCATGCAGGCGATTGACGCGACGCTCAACGACGCCTTCGGTCAGCGCGAAGTCTCAACCATTTATAAAGGCATTAATCAGTACTTCGTGGTGCTTTCCGTCAACCCGCAGTTTCAGGACAATCCCGGCGGGCTGAAAGATATTTACGTCGCTTCGGTGCGTGGCGGCCTGGTGCCCATGAGCGCCTTCGCCCATTACGCACCCGACGAACTGACGCTGTCGGTCAACCACCAGGGTCAGTTGCCTGCTATCACGCTCTCGTTCAACCTGGCGCAAGGCGTCGCGCTGGGCGATGCGGTCAACGCCATCACCCAGGCGGAAAGCCAGATCGGCATGCCCTCCGACGTTCACGGCGGCTTTCAGGGCACCGCGCAGGCGTTTCAGTCTTCGCTCCGCTCCGAGCCGCTGCTGATCGCCTTTGCGCTGGCCGCCGTCTACATCGTCCTGGGCATGCTTTACGAGAGCTACATCCACCCCATCACGATTCTGTCGACGCTGCCCTCCGCCGCCGTGGGCGCGCTGCTGGCGCTGCTCTACTTCCGCAGCGACCTCAACTTCATGGCGCTCATCGGCATCATCCTGCTGATCGGCATCGTTAAGAAGAACGCCATCATGATGATCGACTTCGCTCTGCATGCCGAGCGCGTCGAAGGCCTGGCGCCGCGCGAGGCCATCCATAAAGCCGCGCTGCTGCGCTTCCGCCCCATCATGATGACCACCATGGCGGCCATGCTGGGCGCCGTGCCGCTGGCGGTGGCGGGCGGCACCGGCGCCGAGCTCCGTCAGCCCCTGGGCATCACCATCGTCGGCGGCCTCATTCTCTCCCAATCGCTCACCCTCTTCACCACTCCTGTGGTCTACCTCTACATGGACCGCCTGCAAGCCTCCGTCCGCGCGCTGTTTGGCCACCCCCGCCCTGCGTTGCAACCGGCGCCGGCGGGGGAGTAG
- a CDS encoding PIN domain-containing protein has translation MTSMADRPGSGGRSSCRSSTPSDPARSRSTMPESTRFYFPDINVWLALAYGQHQHHTAAERWYTSLPQAAQLYFCRFTQLGFLRLLTTQAVLGDDALDQPGAWSAYDQLMRDGRVGFAVEMPGLDATFRRMASLRQPASKDWVDSYLAAFAESAGFALVTFDRGLARKAPGSIQPD, from the coding sequence AGCTGCCGATCATCCACTCCAAGCGACCCGGCACGCTCAAGATCGACAATGCCCGAATCTACGAGATTCTATTTTCCTGACATCAACGTCTGGTTGGCGCTGGCGTACGGACAGCATCAGCATCATACCGCGGCAGAGCGATGGTACACATCCTTGCCGCAAGCCGCACAACTTTACTTTTGCCGATTCACGCAGCTCGGGTTTCTTCGCCTGCTGACCACCCAAGCTGTGCTTGGGGATGATGCACTCGATCAACCGGGCGCGTGGAGCGCTTACGACCAGCTCATGCGCGATGGACGCGTGGGGTTTGCCGTGGAGATGCCGGGACTCGACGCTACCTTCCGCCGCATGGCATCGCTACGGCAGCCAGCCTCCAAGGACTGGGTTGACTCATATCTGGCTGCCTTCGCTGAGAGTGCGGGCTTCGCGCTGGTAACCTTCGACCGGGGGCTGGCACGAAAAGCCCCTGGATCGATACAACCCGATTAA